A stretch of the Neofelis nebulosa isolate mNeoNeb1 chromosome 1, mNeoNeb1.pri, whole genome shotgun sequence genome encodes the following:
- the DOK3 gene encoding docking protein 3 — protein MEPLETPIKDGILYQQHVKFGKKSWRKVWGLLYAGGPSGVARLESWEVRDGGLGPAGDRSAGPGRRGERRVIRLADCVSVLPADGENCPRDTGAFLLTTTERSHLLAAQHRQEWMGPICQLAFQGTGEYPSGSGEVEAPKRGLVPMEENSIYSSWQEEGEFPVVVQRTEAATRCQLKGPYLLVLGQNTIQLREPSSPQALYTWPYHFLRKFGSDKGVFSFEAGRRCDSGEGLFAFSSPQALDLCRAVAAAIGRQRERLPELAGPRPSPLPRATSLPSLDPPGELREVPPGPEPPSARRACLVEPGPQSLPLLLSPAPHDESAPGLYASVCKRASVPPGKAEHLYENLCMLEAGPVLPRDRDPEQEGPSRHSPLASPIYHNSEDLGWPSPAHDSSLEAQYRRLLELELDDSDEVGGSGRPSAHSGFKAKLVTLLSRERRKGPAPCDRP, from the exons ATGGAGCCTCTGGAGACTCCCATCAAGGACGGCATCCTCTACCAACAGCACGTCAAGTTTGGAAAG AAGTCCTGGCGAAAAGTATGGGGTCTGCTGTATGCAGGAGGCCCATCAGGTGTGGCACGGCTGGAGAGCTGGGAGGTCCGGGATGGTGGCCTGGGGCCAGCAGGTGACAGGTCTGCGGGACCTGGCCGGCGTGGGGAACGGCGGGTCATCCGCCTGGCTGACTGCGTGTCTGTGCTGCCTGCTGATGGTGAGAACTGCCCCAGAGACACTGGTGCCTTCCTGCTCACCACCACAGAGCGCAGTCATCTACTGGCCGCACAGCATCGCCAGGAGTGGATGGGCCCCATCTGTCAGCTGGCCTTCCAG GGCACAGGAGAGTATCCCTCAGGATCAGGGGAGGTGGAGGCTCCCAAGAGGGGCCTGGTCCCCATGGAGGAGAATTCCATCTACTCCTCCTGGCAGGAAG AGGGCGAGTTTCCAGTAGTGGTACAGAGGACGGAGGCTGCCACCCGCTGCCAGCTGAAGGGGCCCTACCTCCTGGTGCTAGGCCAAAACACCATCCAGCTAAGGGAGccctccagcccccaggccctCTACACCTGGCCCTACCACTTCCTGCGCAAGTTCGGCTCTGACAAG GGCGTGTTCTCCTTTGAAGCCGGCCGCCGCTGTGACTCTGGCGAGGGCCTCTTCGCCTTCAGCAGCCCCCAAGCACTCGACCTGTGCAGGGCTGTGGCTGCTGCCATTGGCCGCCAGCGGGAGCGGCTGCCAGAGCTGGCTGGGCCccggccctctcccctgcctcgGGCTACCTCCCTGCCTTCACTGGACCCACCAGGAGAGCTACGGGAGGTGCCCCCGGGGCCCGAGCCACCCAGCGCCCGGAGGGCATGCCTGGTTGAGCCTGGGCCCCAGAGCCTACCCCTACTGCTGAGCCCGGCACCCCATGATGAGTCGGCACCTGGGCTCTATGCCTCAGTGTGCAAGCGAGCCAGCGTGCCCCCAGGCAAGGCCGAGCACCTCTATGAGAACCTGTGCATGCTGGAGGCAGGTCCCGTGCTGCCCAGGGATAGGGACCCGGAGCAGGAGGGTCCCAGCCGCCACAGCCCCCTGGCCAGCCCCATCTACCATAACAGCGAGGACTTGGGTTGGCCTAGCCCTGCCCACGACAGCAGCCTGGAGGCCCAGTACCGGAGGCTGCTGGAACTGGAGCTGGATGACAGTGATGAGGTGGGGGGCTCTGGCCGCCCCAGTGCTCACTCAGGCTTCAAGGCCAAGCTAGTGACGCTGCTGAGCCGTGAGCGGAGGAAGGGCCCAGCCCCCTGCGACCGGCCCTGA